A genomic region of Lysinibacillus sp. 2017 contains the following coding sequences:
- a CDS encoding chemotaxis protein: protein MKKSLTMISSLLLLSAMLAACNTDTVEPANTSASDTTTQTENVASEDTTETTASSEQEEQKNQPASTDTTATEEATLTYTSNGKAFTEKVTESTSEELDYTISHFENFTLEAEEPGVDHLFYNDDDTLSMQIKVTSTGEASFNNLKASSEESISAIASEGNYNEVDFSKVVTTHSDIQNISGFETVIDSEKVTIVTLEQGTKLVTLTIYDTAEADLTDAFLQMGLTIQ from the coding sequence ATGAAAAAATCTTTAACAATGATTAGCTCACTCCTATTATTATCAGCTATGCTGGCAGCTTGTAATACGGATACAGTGGAACCAGCAAATACTTCAGCAAGCGATACTACTACACAAACTGAAAATGTAGCATCTGAAGACACAACAGAAACTACAGCATCTAGTGAGCAAGAAGAACAAAAGAATCAACCAGCCTCAACAGATACTACTGCAACAGAAGAGGCAACATTAACGTATACTTCAAACGGTAAAGCTTTCACTGAAAAAGTAACTGAATCTACAAGCGAAGAATTAGATTATACTATTTCACATTTCGAAAACTTTACATTAGAAGCGGAAGAACCTGGTGTTGACCACCTTTTCTATAACGATGATGATACATTGTCAATGCAAATTAAAGTAACTAGCACAGGCGAAGCAAGCTTTAATAATTTAAAAGCATCATCTGAAGAATCCATTTCCGCTATTGCATCAGAAGGCAATTATAACGAAGTCGATTTTTCTAAAGTGGTAACAACTCATTCAGATATTCAAAATATTAGTGGTTTTGAAACTGTAATCGATTCAGAAAAAGTAACAATCGTAACATTGGAACAAGGTACAAAACTTGTTACATTAACAATTTACGACACAGCTGAAGCTGATTTAACAGACGCATTTTTACAAATGGGTTTAACAATTCAATAA
- a CDS encoding CPBP family intramembrane glutamic endopeptidase — MMKKHKQTIILLLALVFIFSMMFYTFHEKTIFWYLYAFTLLVGIAVSLVAAKFEDRIPTWQYLLYGIGYGTVTYGIVKLGYLSMGSTSTHEIAKFLKIYGPQNIFHYLLLIFIVAIGEEMFWRGYVQQQLKRFTSPLWAVFITALLFSLSLAISGFIPGAIAAIVVGLIWGALYEWKKSLPLIIVSHVVFTLLLFLVLPLV, encoded by the coding sequence ATGATGAAAAAACATAAGCAAACAATTATTCTCCTTCTGGCATTGGTTTTTATCTTTAGTATGATGTTTTATACATTTCATGAAAAAACGATTTTCTGGTATTTATACGCATTTACTTTACTAGTTGGAATCGCTGTTTCTTTGGTCGCTGCGAAGTTTGAGGATCGTATTCCTACGTGGCAATATTTATTGTATGGTATTGGCTATGGAACAGTAACATATGGCATTGTGAAATTAGGTTATCTATCCATGGGCTCCACATCGACACATGAAATTGCAAAGTTTTTAAAAATTTACGGACCACAAAATATTTTCCACTACCTCCTATTAATATTTATTGTAGCCATTGGTGAGGAAATGTTTTGGCGAGGTTATGTACAGCAACAATTAAAACGCTTTACTTCTCCATTATGGGCCGTATTTATTACAGCACTATTATTTTCACTTTCACTAGCAATTAGTGGGTTTATTCCTGGAGCGATCGCAGCGATTGTCGTTGGACTTATTTGGGGAGCACTTTATGAATGGAAAAAAAGTTTACCTCTTATCATTGTGTCCCATGTCGTGTTCACTTTATTACTATTTTTAGTATTACCACTCGTTTAA
- a CDS encoding DUF2187 family protein — translation MKIAEVGNIIEFKEGLKGVVEKVNENSVIVDITIMDNFQDLEMEERTVVNHKRYKILTNHE, via the coding sequence ATGAAAATTGCTGAAGTTGGAAATATTATCGAATTTAAAGAGGGACTTAAAGGTGTCGTTGAAAAAGTAAATGAAAATTCGGTAATTGTAGATATTACAATTATGGATAACTTTCAAGACCTTGAAATGGAAGAGCGAACAGTTGTTAATCATAAACGCTACAAAATTCTAACTAATCATGAGTAA
- a CDS encoding aspartyl-phosphate phosphatase Spo0E family protein, which translates to MDNVLLNELELKRQLMIKSGIENGLQSHETLQLSEQVDRLMNAFEERHYYDSVTLYGED; encoded by the coding sequence TTGGATAACGTACTATTAAACGAACTTGAATTAAAGCGCCAGTTGATGATTAAATCTGGAATTGAAAATGGATTGCAAAGTCACGAAACGCTTCAACTAAGTGAACAAGTAGATCGTTTAATGAATGCTTTTGAAGAAAGACATTATTATGATTCAGTAACATTATATGGAGAAGATTAA
- a CDS encoding MarR family winged helix-turn-helix transcriptional regulator translates to MALDEVKQSLKLFIVLSRAHKAISEATNQFIQKSGVNPTEFAVLELLYHKGRQPLQQIGNKILLASGSITYVVDKLEKRGFLARISCPNDRRVTYAEITDAGSEFMSSLFPEHEKQIHELLNVLSVEEKQTAIELLKKLGLSIKDLSY, encoded by the coding sequence ATGGCTTTGGATGAAGTGAAACAATCGTTAAAGTTATTTATTGTATTATCAAGAGCTCATAAAGCAATTAGTGAGGCGACAAACCAATTTATTCAAAAAAGTGGTGTCAATCCGACTGAATTTGCTGTGTTAGAGCTTTTATATCATAAAGGGCGTCAGCCGCTCCAACAGATTGGAAATAAGATTTTACTAGCAAGTGGTTCGATTACGTATGTTGTCGATAAATTAGAAAAGCGCGGTTTTTTAGCGCGTATTTCATGTCCTAATGATCGTCGCGTTACGTATGCAGAAATTACAGACGCAGGTTCTGAATTTATGAGTAGCTTATTTCCCGAACATGAAAAGCAAATACATGAACTATTAAATGTACTTTCTGTTGAGGAAAAGCAAACGGCAATCGAACTATTAAAAAAACTAGGTTTATCCATTAAAGACTTATCTTATTAA